The Candidatus Methylomirabilis sp. sequence CTTCGACGCACACACGACTCGCACAGTTGGCGTATATCGGACGAACGGGCGACGGGAGGTCGTGAGCTCTATGGGCCTGACACCACGACCACTAAATAGTAATCCGCAGAGTTGTTGGCGGATTATCCCTTGGGTCAAAAAGCCGATCTTCTTTTCCTGAGGATGGAACCGTCATCACAACGTCTGTTAGTATTTCGGACTCCCACCTCTATTTTTTTCTTGCAATTCTGTCAAAACGCGATATAAGGCATTTGAACAAAGGCGCCCGGGGAGGTGAATATCGAATCAACAATTTTGCGAGGGGGGTAGATCGTTGCAAGCACTCGGGAAACACCTGTTGGTGGAACTACACGGCTGTAACCCGGAGCTGCTGAAAAAAGCTGAAGTGGTCAAGGAGATCCTGGTTTGCGCGGCGAATGCCTGCAAGGCCACCATCGTAGATACCTCCTTCCACGAGTTCAATCCTTTCGGTGTGAGCGGCGTGGTGGTGATCGCCGAATCCCATATCTCAATTCACACCTGGCCCGAATATCGATATGCGGCGGTTGACATTTTTACCTGTGGAGATGTCATCAAGCCTGATGTGGCGGTGGAATATATCGCCACCCGGTTTCAGTGCAAAAAACCGTCGGTCGTCGAGATGCGGCGGGGCATCATTCCTGGTCATCACGGGAAGCTTACCCACAAATTGAGTTCGTCTATGGAGAAGGCTGCCGATGCCGATCAAGAACTTTCGCTGGTTCATTGACGCTCTGAGCCCGGAGGAGGGGCACCTGCACGGAATTCGACGAGTGTTGTTCTCCACTCAGACCCTCTTTCAGCCTTTCGACATCATAGAACTCGGCAGCTACGGGAAGGCCCTCATTCGTGGCAGATGTCAGCTATGACGGACAGAGTTTTTCCTTGTCCGTCATTGGTCACTAGGACACCCCCGCACGCTTCGAATTCGCCTCTTAACGTATTTCGTTTTTGCCCTCCGGCATATTGCCCCCACGTGGCACTTCCGGGTTCGTCTGTCTTCTTCCTTCCAGACCAGGGCGACAAGGATGACCTTCGCGTCATATAGCGACATTTGGCGGAACCTCCAGTCCGGTCGCTTTGACGTCGCCGCTCAGGTCGCATAAGCCTTGTTGACTTTCAGGAGAGTATCACCGCTGCGATTGCCAGCGATACAAGCTGACGCATGATCTAAACGGTCATTATTTTTGTTCTCGTGGTTGGAATAATCATGTCTGCTGTGTTGAAACGCCGGAGGGAATGGCATGCCGATTCAAGATCACCAGTTACTGATTGAGGCGTTTAGCCCACACGAGGGCCATGTGCATGGCGTGACCGGCGTGATCGCTACGAGCCGGTCCCCATACCAGACTATCGAGTTCGTCGAGCTTGGGAGCTATGGGAAGGCGCTTATCCTGGATGGGAAGGTGCAGTCAACGATGTTAGATGAGTTCATCTATCACGAGAGCATCGTCCATCCGGCCATGCTCTGTCACCCAGCGCCGCGACGGGTCTTCGTCGTAGGAGGAGGGGAAGGCGCTCCTCTTCGAGAGATTCTCAAGCATCGAAGCGTGGAAAGCGTGCTCTTGGTAGATATCGATAGTGAGGTCGTGGAACTGTGCCGGCGCCACCTTCCAGAGATGAGCGCTGGAGCATTTGAGGATGAACGGGTTCGGGTCGAGTTTAGGGACGCCAGAGCCTTCCTGGAATCTTCGGACCAGACATTCGATGTGATGATCATCGACATCTCGGAACCTGTAGAAGAGGGCCCAGCGTATCTTCTGTTTACTCAAGAGTTCTATAAGATAGTGTTCAATCGACTCACCGAGCAGGGCGCGCTCGCCGTCCAGGCGGGAACGATCAGCCTCTCCGGTTTGGAATGTTTTGCCGCCGTACATGCTACGCTCCAGAGCGTTTTTCCCGTCGTCGCGCCCTACTTCGCGGACATCCCGTCCTTCGGCAGGCCATGGGGGTTCATCTTGGCCGGCAAAGGAACGCATCCTGCTCAGTTCAGCCGGGACGACATTGACCGTGCCATTCGGTCCAAGATGCACGGTACATTACGGTACTATGATGGTGAAACGCACACCATGAGCTTCTCACTTCCGAAACATGTAAGAGAGCGCTTGGCCATGGAAAAGCAGATTATCGAGGACAACCATCCTCTGTTCACATTCCGATAGGGGCGCAATAGTGGCCGCTGACGCGGATCGCCAACGCAGAACTCCCCTCTTCGATGCGATGGTCAACCTCGCGGAGAGTCGCAAGGTCTCTTTCCATACCCCGGGGCATAAGAGCGGCAAGGGCATCTCGACGCGCTTTCGAAAGTTCGTCGGCCCTAAGATCTTTACCATCGACCTGACCACGCTCGATGAGGTCGATTGCCTCCAGCGGCCGGTGGGGGTCATCAAGGAGGCCCAGGAGCTGGCTGCCGAGGCGTATGGGGCCGACCATTCTTTCTTCCTGATCAATGGGACGACTGGCGGCAATCATGCGATGATTCTGTCCGCCGCGAGCCCCGGAGATGAGATCCTCGTCGCGAGGAATGCACACAAATCGATCCTGACCGGGATCATTCTGAGCGGCGCGATACCGCGGTTCTTCCTGCCGGCCTTCGATCAGGAGTTGGGCATGCTGCTCAACGTGACGGTTGAGGAGGTGGAGCGCACCATGGTGCAATACCCGAAGGCCAAGCTCATCTCCCTCACCAGCCCCAATTACTACGGGGTGGCGGCCGACTTGCGCGCTATTGTTGCCTTGGCCAAACGCCAGGGAATTCTGATCCTGATGGATGAGGCCCACGGTCCCCACCTCCATTTCCACCCGGGGCTGCCCACGTCGGCCCTCGACGCCGGCGTGGATCTTTGCGTCCAGTCTACTCATAAGATCTTGGGGGGGATGACTCAGTCCTCCATGCTGCATCTGAAGGGTCCTGCTGTCGATTACCCAAGAGTTGTGAAGCTGTTGCTGCTCCTTCAAAGTACCAGCCCCTCCTACATTCTGATGGCCTCATTGGATCTGGCCAGAATGCAGATGGCGACCGAAGGGGAGAAACTCTTAAGCAAGGCCATCGATCTGGCGCAAGACGCGAGAGACCGCATTAATAAGCTTCCCGGTCTGTCCTGCTTTGGTGAGGCGGATCTGCGCGGCAGTAATTTCTTCCTGGATGTGACGAAACTCACCATCTGTGTCAAGGAACTCGGCCTCAGCGGGTTCGAGGCCTCTGCCATCCTGAATACCGAATTCGGCATTCAGGTCG is a genomic window containing:
- the speD gene encoding adenosylmethionine decarboxylase; translation: MQALGKHLLVELHGCNPELLKKAEVVKEILVCAANACKATIVDTSFHEFNPFGVSGVVVIAESHISIHTWPEYRYAAVDIFTCGDVIKPDVAVEYIATRFQCKKPSVVEMRRGIIPGHHGKLTHKLSSSMEKAADADQELSLVH
- the speE gene encoding polyamine aminopropyltransferase, which codes for MPIQDHQLLIEAFSPHEGHVHGVTGVIATSRSPYQTIEFVELGSYGKALILDGKVQSTMLDEFIYHESIVHPAMLCHPAPRRVFVVGGGEGAPLREILKHRSVESVLLVDIDSEVVELCRRHLPEMSAGAFEDERVRVEFRDARAFLESSDQTFDVMIIDISEPVEEGPAYLLFTQEFYKIVFNRLTEQGALAVQAGTISLSGLECFAAVHATLQSVFPVVAPYFADIPSFGRPWGFILAGKGTHPAQFSRDDIDRAIRSKMHGTLRYYDGETHTMSFSLPKHVRERLAMEKQIIEDNHPLFTFR
- a CDS encoding aminotransferase class I/II-fold pyridoxal phosphate-dependent enzyme; amino-acid sequence: MAADADRQRRTPLFDAMVNLAESRKVSFHTPGHKSGKGISTRFRKFVGPKIFTIDLTTLDEVDCLQRPVGVIKEAQELAAEAYGADHSFFLINGTTGGNHAMILSAASPGDEILVARNAHKSILTGIILSGAIPRFFLPAFDQELGMLLNVTVEEVERTMVQYPKAKLISLTSPNYYGVAADLRAIVALAKRQGILILMDEAHGPHLHFHPGLPTSALDAGVDLCVQSTHKILGGMTQSSMLHLKGPAVDYPRVVKLLLLLQSTSPSYILMASLDLARMQMATEGEKLLSKAIDLAQDARDRINKLPGLSCFGEADLRGSNFFLDVTKLTICVKELGLSGFEASAILNTEFGIQVEMADLLNILVIVSIGDRKDDLDRLVTALDSLVGRGTRSRDRRAIPSLLPPLGQQFHLSPRDAFFAPSEYLPLTKAEGRISADIVTIYPPGVPVLVPGEEVESSAIDYLRSLASYGARIDGVLELDEPQIRVLRD